A portion of the Hoylesella buccalis ATCC 35310 genome contains these proteins:
- a CDS encoding energy transducer TonB: MRTITTTSSQGKSLDEVEVISKDAIAPKFMGNQDFGAFLMWIGNHLEYPSGHENEDARVVVAFTISNEGTITDIQILQEPSNPQFGQQVVKLLKQCPRWAPGRLASGKPTDIRYTLPIRFSKTRK; encoded by the coding sequence ATGCGAACTATTACCACAACGTCCTCGCAAGGTAAATCATTGGATGAAGTGGAAGTGATTTCTAAGGATGCCATTGCACCTAAATTTATGGGCAATCAGGATTTCGGCGCATTTCTCATGTGGATTGGTAACCATCTGGAATACCCAAGTGGACACGAGAATGAGGATGCTAGAGTGGTGGTGGCGTTTACCATTAGTAATGAGGGTACGATTACTGACATTCAGATATTGCAAGAACCTAGCAATCCTCAGTTTGGCCAACAGGTTGTCAAGCTGTTGAAACAATGCCCACGCTGGGCGCCAGGTAGATTAGCCAGCGGCAAGCCCACTGATATCAGATACACATTACCCATAAGATTCAGTAAAACAAGAAAATGA
- a CDS encoding LytTR family DNA-binding domain-containing protein — MSQYNHNIIIANANQMTKIPLDCLLCVTSDGSYSNINLIDGAKYTFSFNLHTFEKILEAQLGLEAERFIRVGKSLIINRDFVSMIDIQRKEITLADSELRCKVTIGASKEAVKGLKDLMEKYFNFKRIRL; from the coding sequence ATGAGCCAATATAACCATAACATCATTATAGCAAATGCTAATCAAATGACTAAAATCCCATTAGATTGTTTACTATGTGTAACGTCTGATGGTAGCTATTCAAATATAAATTTGATTGATGGAGCTAAATATACTTTTTCGTTCAATTTGCATACCTTTGAGAAAATATTAGAGGCGCAATTAGGATTGGAGGCGGAACGATTTATAAGGGTTGGAAAAAGCTTAATTATTAATCGAGATTTTGTATCTATGATTGATATTCAACGAAAAGAAATCACTTTGGCTGACAGTGAACTAAGATGCAAAGTTACAATTGGAGCATCAAAGGAGGCTGTAAAGGGTCTAAAGGATCTCATGGAGAAATACTTTAACTTTAAACGAATTCGGTTATGA
- a CDS encoding tetratricopeptide repeat protein yields MRYFFFLFIWLSAYGVHGQTKLRHEADSLLSAFNYSAAATLYSQLQSSNDSVAAFRHLAQCLHKQGNYLGESRTLLRIPCDSLTHNDMRQLYYSYSNTQDSVGMDTWGRRILQLFPYDADIITSVVADLIQKNDVDSARLLAMHYLEKDTTNLNVLRQYAYSCYLLGDYAEAQRSYVSLYRNGWNGYEINLILGICYGEMGDANNAYNHLFIANQLKRGKDILVLKMLAKNSLKIGMVKEAVSYMEQAIKLAVPDSVTVFGMYNSLAEAHFYLHDYEQAIIAFTNALKYNPTNALTYYNIAQMYNGLKDEVRMTKYYKLFLSYSSTLKNTDDNKEMIERVKAFLAEKK; encoded by the coding sequence ATGCGTTATTTCTTCTTCTTATTCATTTGGCTCTCTGCTTATGGAGTTCATGGGCAAACAAAGCTGCGACACGAGGCCGACAGCCTCTTGTCGGCCTTCAACTATTCGGCCGCTGCAACTCTCTATTCTCAGTTGCAAAGTAGCAACGATTCTGTGGCTGCTTTTCGTCATTTGGCCCAATGCCTTCATAAGCAGGGCAACTATCTGGGGGAGAGTCGCACCCTATTGCGCATACCTTGCGACAGTTTGACTCACAACGATATGCGGCAACTATATTATTCCTATTCCAACACTCAAGACTCAGTTGGCATGGATACATGGGGACGACGCATTCTTCAACTATTTCCCTACGATGCTGATATCATAACTTCGGTGGTAGCTGACCTAATACAGAAGAATGATGTTGATTCCGCCCGATTGCTTGCGATGCATTATTTGGAAAAAGACACCACCAATCTCAATGTGTTGCGACAATATGCCTATTCGTGCTACTTGCTTGGCGATTATGCCGAGGCACAACGTTCCTATGTTAGCCTATACCGCAATGGATGGAATGGCTATGAGATAAACCTAATTCTTGGCATTTGCTATGGCGAAATGGGAGATGCCAACAATGCATACAATCATCTGTTCATTGCCAACCAACTAAAGAGAGGTAAAGATATTCTTGTTCTCAAGATGTTAGCTAAGAATAGTCTTAAGATAGGAATGGTAAAGGAGGCCGTAAGTTATATGGAGCAAGCCATAAAGCTTGCAGTTCCCGACAGCGTCACAGTGTTTGGTATGTATAATAGTTTAGCTGAAGCACATTTCTATCTTCACGATTATGAACAAGCAATTATAGCCTTTACAAATGCACTAAAATATAATCCAACTAACGCACTCACCTATTATAACATTGCACAAATGTACAATGGCTTGAAGGACGAGGTGAGGATGACTAAGTATTACAAACTTTTTCTAAGCTATTCTTCAACCCTTAAAAACACTGATGATAACAAGGAAATGATAGAAAGGGTTAAAGCCTTCTTAGCAGAAAAAAAATAG